In Silene latifolia isolate original U9 population chromosome 3, ASM4854445v1, whole genome shotgun sequence, a single window of DNA contains:
- the LOC141645840 gene encoding uncharacterized protein LOC141645840: MSEPSEEIANPPTDPKYSFYLKMKPLRKLKFAIEALLDPNLSNDGFGLIGAVSDGLAISVKNNDNATAFLFLKSPGMIEFNCYTPPPPMIGMFAPLHFIYHSFPPDLDVDDDTVIIFHVQGTNRLHFEFGTVPPTGFWAEIDLIDHAKIYPHIKTVTVNTVPVDYMRNMNNYVLQEQDLGNDDIVVFVDWKEGYAMFGIEIDKNWQNEVTKPTGDLKQGKPFKAWLNWRYTWLVKKTDFLADKISMYFLTDPEQHVLFQFHIGELADLYLLDKARLVITDMSAEDEDVVSDSVTESSQN, translated from the exons ATGTCGGAACCTTCAGAAGAAATCGCAAACCCACCAACTGATCCTAAATACAGCTTTTACCTAAAAATGAAACCTCTTCGCAAATTGAAGTTTGCAATTGAAGCACTTCTTGATCCAAATTTAAGCAATGATGGGTTCGGGTTAATTGGGGCTGTTAGTGACGGTCTCGCAATTTCGGTTAAGAACAATGATAATGCTACTGCCTTTCTATTTCTCAAGTCTCCTGGTATGATCGAGTTTAATTGCTACACGCCACCGCCACCAATGATTGGAATGTTCGCTCCTTTGCATTTCATTTATCACAGTTTTCCTCCTGATCTTGATGTTGACGATGATACTGTCATTATTTTTCATGTTCAGGGAACTAATCGACTTCACTTCGAGTTTG GAACTGTCCCTCCTACTGGGTTTTGGGCTGAAATCGACCTAATTGATCATGCTAAAATATATCCGCATATCAAGACCGTCACTGTAAATACCGTACCAGTTGATTACATGAGGAACATGAATAACTATGTGTTGCAGGAACAAGATCTTGGTAATGATGATATAG TAGTTTTTGTTGATTGGAAGGAAGGCTATGCAATGTTCGGGATTGAAATCGACAAAAATTGGCAAAATGAGGTAACAAAACCAACAGGGGACTTGAAACAAGGGAAACCCTTCAAAGCCTGGTTGAATTGGAGGTATACTTGGTTGGTGAAGAAGACGGATTTTCTAGCAGATAAAATTAGTATGTACTTTCTGACAGATCCGGAGCAGCACGTCTTGTTTCAGTTCCACATCGGAGAATTAGCTGATTTGTATTTACTAGATAAGGCTCGTTTGGTGATCACTGACATGTCTGCAGAAGATGAAGATGTCGTCAGCGACAGTGTTACTGAATCGTCTCAGAACTAA
- the LOC141645841 gene encoding uncharacterized protein LOC141645841, giving the protein MSMSMAKAIAMAAARRQEKPATDPNDPKYSFYVKMKPLRTLKLAIEALLDPTFKDDDDPGFGIVGVTTDSLVISVTNKDKNATATLSLNSSGMIDFRNNVSLSIVRFWAPLHLLSHGLPRKLDGDDDTVTIFHVRGTNQLCFGSGGCVFWAEIVEIPNATLFPHFTVLRETTVPAKDIREMIDCALQTRDLVKVNWKADFATFEIGSDKKWAYDYTQNAVREATGLKNEHTYEAEFNWSYTSLMKEVSFLSDKVSVHFLTVPEEHVLFKFHIGELGDFKLIKKAIFEVPDMNMNTDGDACDSITLETVSIS; this is encoded by the exons ATGTCAATGTCAATGGCAAAGGCCATAGCTATGGCTGCTGCTCGTCGCCAAGAAAAACCAGCAACAGATCCTAATGATCCTAAATACAGCTTTTACGTAAAAATGAAACCTCTTCGCACATTGAAGCTTGCAATTGAAGCTCTTCTCGATCCTACTTTCAAAGACGACGACGACCCTGGGTTCGGGATCGTTGGGGTCACTACTGACAGTCTCGTAATTTCTGTGACGAACAAGGATAAGAATGCTACTGCCACTCTATCTCTCAACTCTTCTGGTATGATCGACTTTCGGAACAACGTTTCATTATCAATTGTTCGATTCTGGGCTCCTTTGCATTTACTTTCTCATGGTCTTCCTCGTAAACTTGATGGTGACGACGATACTGTCACTATTTTTCATGTTCGTGGAACTAATCAACTTTGCTTTGGCTCTG GAGGTTGTGTTTTTTGGGCTGAAATCGTCGAAATTCCTAATGCTACATTGTTTCCCCATTTCACGGTCCTCCGTGAAACTACTGTACCTGCTAAGGACATAAGGGAGATGATTGACTGTGCGCTGCAGACACGAGATCTTG TTAAAGTTAATTGGAAGGCAGACTTTGCAACGTTTGAGATTGGAAGCGACAAAAAATGGGCGTATGACTATACCCAGAATGCGGTTAGAGAAGCAACGGGATTGAAAAACGAGCATACCTACGAGGCAGAGTTCAATTGGAGTTATACAAGTTTGATGAAGGAGGTGTCTTTTCTAAGCGATAAAGTTAGTGTGCACTTCCTGACAGTTCCGGAGGAGCACGTCTTGTTTAAGTTCCACATCGGAGAATTAGGTGATTTCAAGTTAATTAAGAAGGCTATTTTCGAGGTCCCTGACATGAACATGAACACTGACGGGGATGCATGCGACAGTATTACTCTTGAAACCGTCTCTATTTCCTAG